AGTGCTTCGAATTCCGGCACCAGGGATGTAAGCAACGCCAGCTCACGGTCGGCAAGTCCTTTCCGGCCCAGGGCCACTGACAGGTTGCCGGTGGTTTTAGCGCGTGTTCTGCGTGCGAGGGTAGTGGTATCGTTGTCCAGCAGTTGCCGGGCTTCTTCAAAAGAACGAATGGCATCGTCCAGGTGATTGGACCGCATCAGGACAGTTCCCTGCATGGCAATGGCTTTGGACTGGTAAAGGCGGCTGTTGCCCCGGCGGCTGGCAGTTACTGCTTCCCGTGCGTACTGTAACGCACTGTCTGCTGCACCTGCCCGGGAACTGATGTCCGCCAGCTGAAGGAGGATGTTGGTGCGACCGGTATCGGTAGTGCTGTGGTGAAGTAACTGCCGCAGACTGTCCGGCGCCTGCCGGCCAAGTGCCGGCCTGGTTAACCATAAAAGCAATATGACCGGGGCTAAATAGTTTTTCATGGTCGGAGGATTGAGGGCAATAATACAAATATAGCGGGGAGGGTGGACATACGGCATAGAAATTCCGTAAAATCAGGGAGATGAAAATCCGTACATCCACGAATTGACCGGTGATGGCTGGTAGCAGATATTTGTAACGCAGCTCCTTTTGGCTGTTAACCCTTCAATGTCACCCATATGAAAACGACCATTCTTTCATTGATCCTGCTGTGTTTCCTGGTTTTACCGATGGCCTGTTCAAAAGACAAAAACGGCGGTATTGCCGGAGGCGGGGGCCAGGGAATACTTTATTATGCCGCCTTTAAGGGGTTCATGAAACTGGACCTGCGCAGCGGACAGCAGCAGCAGTTGATAGACATCGGCAGTATGTCGCACCAGGAGCGTTTTGATGTAAGTCGCGATGGCGCTGAAATAGTTGCTTATGAAGAAAGCCTGTCATCCGACCAGGTGCGCTTCACCATTTATAACAACAGCGGGCAGGTGGCGGCTTCCTTTCAGGTGAGGCAGTATGTCAATGGCGTTCCGCGGATTTCTCCCGACAAAAGTAAAGTGGCTGTTATCTGGCAGCCGGCCAGCACTTACCCCCGCAAATTTGTGGCGGTGTTTACCCGTAGCGGGCAGCAGGTAGCTGGTTTTGAAGGGGCGTCAGATTATGCCTGGCTGCCGGATGGCCGGTTGGTGATGACGGCGTCCGGTGGTTTTTACCTGAGCAATCCGCAGCTGACCAGTGCTTCCCGTATTGCAGACGTGAGCCGGTTCGCTGACGTGCCCGGGCAGCTGGATGTCAGTCCTGACGGGGCGTCGGTACTGTTTACGAGTAACTATCATGTCTGGGTGATGAACCTTGACGGCAGTGGCATGCGGCAGCTGACCACCAGCGATGTAAAGGAGTGGTACCCTGCATGGTCTGCCGATGGGAAAAAGATTTTCTTTACCCTGGACTGGAGTGGTAACTGTAAAGAGGTCCGGGTAATGGATGTGCCGGGGCAGACAGTCTCCATTGATCCGCATTCAGACGCGGTGGCGCCGCGGGTGCTGTCGGATAATAATCGTATATGCAGTGCCAGCCGGCCGATGGTGAGGTGATCATTTGTTTGGATAAGAGGGAGGCAGGCCGGCGCTGAGAAGTTGCCGGCCTGTCCTTATTTTATCCAGGAGTTTGCTTAGCTGTATAACTTCCTGATCGTTCAGGGCAGTGTGTACCTGGTCCGGTTTGCAGGAGGCGGTCCGTCAGACTGGCGCCAATGCAGCAGCTGGCATCGGTTTTACCGGTGAAATGATGGTTTTTACCGATGGTCGTATGTATTTCAGCCGGAAAATGTTTCGGATATAATTTAATCGGATGTACCTTTGGAAGCCTGATAAAATAATGAAACCATGATCTACGAATAATACCAAAGCCAACGGAAAGAGATGAACCATGTAGTCTTTTCCGCGTTAGTAAAGTATCTGCAGGAATACCGGCAGGAAAAATATGTATCGTTGTTACCGCGCCTGTGATGACCCTGGAATAAGGGAAGCATTATTCTCTTTTCCGGCCTGCAACGTATTTTTTGTTCCCCTTTTTTTGAAACAACATCTGTTTATTTGCAATTCACTACTATGCATACCACTTCCAAAAAAGCTGCTATCAGCTTTATTTTTATCACGTTGTTGATCGATGTGATGGGTTGGGGACTGATCATTCCGGTTATGGCTGATCTGATTGCCCAGCTGAAACACATTCCGGTCAACGAAGCCAGCACCTACGGCGCACTGT
This window of the Chitinophaga varians genome carries:
- a CDS encoding TolB family protein, with product MKTTILSLILLCFLVLPMACSKDKNGGIAGGGGQGILYYAAFKGFMKLDLRSGQQQQLIDIGSMSHQERFDVSRDGAEIVAYEESLSSDQVRFTIYNNSGQVAASFQVRQYVNGVPRISPDKSKVAVIWQPASTYPRKFVAVFTRSGQQVAGFEGASDYAWLPDGRLVMTASGGFYLSNPQLTSASRIADVSRFADVPGQLDVSPDGASVLFTSNYHVWVMNLDGSGMRQLTTSDVKEWYPAWSADGKKIFFTLDWSGNCKEVRVMDVPGQTVSIDPHSDAVAPRVLSDNNRICSASRPMVR